From the genome of Mycobacteriales bacterium:
ATCCTCATCAACTGGGGCATCGCGGCGATCGTGTACCTGATCGTCGGCGCGATCATCGCGCGGCTCGCCCGCCGCTGACCGCGTACGCCTGAGGGCGGGCCGCGCCACTGACCCGTCGCTTGCCGCAACGCCCGCCCGGGGTAAGGATCCCCTGGTGGGCGTTGCTGCGTGCGGAAGCGGAACCGGATGACGGCGCCGGCCTCGGAACAGGTCCGCTTCGGCGAACCGGCCGGCCGGTGGGTCGTGCTCGCGACCGTCCTCGGCTCCGGCCTCGCGATGCTCGACGCGACCGTGGTCAACGTCGCGCTGCCGAGCATCGGCGGCGACCTGAACGCGGACCTGGGCGACCTGCAGTGGACGATCAACGGCTACACGCTCACGCTGGCCAGCTTCATCCTGCTCGGCGGCTCGCTGGCCGACCGGCTCGGCCGGCGCCGGATCTTCATCATCGGCACGATCTGGTTCGCGCTGGCGTCGGCCCTGTGCGGGCTGGCCCAGAACGTCGAGATGCTGGTCGCGGCGCGGGTGCTGCAGGGCATCGGTGGCGCGCTGCTCACCCCGGGCAGCCTCGCGATCATCTCGGCCTCGTTCGCGGCGGAGGACCGGTCGCGGGCGATCGGGGCCTGGTCCGGGCTCGGCGGCATCGCCGGGGCGGCCGGGCCGTTCCTCGGCGGCTGGCTGATCGAGGCCTGGTCCTGGCGGCTGGTGTTCCTGGTCAACCTGCCGTTCGCGGTGCTCGTCGTGCTGGTCGCCGCGAGGCATGTGCCGGAGTCGGTGGACCCGACCTCGAGCAAGCGGCTGGACCTGCCGGGGACGCTGCTGGGCGCGCTCGGGCTGGCCGGGCTGACGTACGCCTCGATCGCGGGTGGGGAGCGCGGCGCCGACCCGCTCGTCGTCGCGGCCGGTGCGATCGGCGTGCTGGCACTGGTCGGGTTCGTGGTGGTGGAACGGACCAGCAAGCACCCGCTCGTCCCACCGGGCCTCTTCGCGTCCCGCCAGTTCACGGTGACGAACATCGTGACGTTCCTGGTCTACGGTGCGCTCGGCGCGGTGCTGTTCCTGCTCGTGCTGCACCTGCAGGTCGTGGTCGGCTTCAGCCCGCTGGCGGCCGGCACCTCGCTGCTGCCGCTGACGCTGTTCATGCTCGCGCTGTCGTCCCGGTCCGGCGCGCTGGCGGCCCGGATCGGGCCGCGGCTGCAGATGACCGCCGGGCCGTTGATCGCCGCGGCCGGCCTGCTGCTCATGCTCCGGATCGGCCCGGGGTCGAGCTACGTGGCCGACGTGCTGCCGGCCGTGGTCCTCTTCGGCCTGGGCCTGACCACGCTGGTCGCGCCGCTGACCGCGACCGTGCTGGCGGCCGCGCCCGGGCAGCACGCCGGGGCCGCGTCCGGGGTCAACAACGCCGTCGCCCGGACGGCCGGGCTGCTCGCGGTCGCCCTGCTCCCGCCGGTGGCCGGGCTGACCGGCGACGTCTACCGCAACCCCGCCGCGTTCGAGCACGGCTTCCACATGGCCGTGCTCATCGGCGTGGGGATGCTGGTCGTCGGTGGGCTACTGTCCGCGATCGGCATCTCCAACCACGACCGGTCGTCCGAGCCGGACACCGCGCACTGCTTCTCCTGCCCGGTCGACGGGCCGCACCTGGAGACGATCAATCCCGCCCGAGCACAGAGGACACGATGACGAGCGAACGTTCGATCCTGGGTCACATCGACGAGCTGGTCGCCGAGGAGCACCAGCTGCGGTCCAAGCACCGCAGCGGCGAGGGCCTCACCGACGCCGAGCGGGAGCGGATGACCCAGCTGGAGGTCGAGCTCGACCGGGCCTGGGACCTGCTGCGGCAGCGCCGGGCCAAGGCCGAGTTCGGCGACGACCCGGACAACGCCGCCGAGCGCGAGCCCGGTGAGGTCGAGACCTACCTGCAGTAGGCGCCTAGCTGGAGACGTCCTTGGTCGTCATCCGGGACCAGGCCAGCGAGCCGAACACGAGGATGTACGCGCCGGTGGCGAGCAGGCCGTTGATCACGCCCGTGGTCGCCACCGGCGTTCGCAGCAGGTCGCCGTAGTTCAGCCAGTAGTGGCTGAACAGCCAGGGCGCCAGCCAGTCCAGCTGCGGCACCTGGTTGAGGACCTGGCTCAGCACGGCCAGCACCGCGGTCGTGGCCATCGCCGCGATCGGCGACTCGGTCAGCGTGGACACGAACAGCCCGATCGCGGCCAGCCCGGCCATCATCGCCGCGATGTAGAGCGCGACCAGCAGGAGCCGGGCCAGGCCGCTCCCGTACGACACCTGCAGGCCGGACAGCAGCGTGACCGGCCCGACCGGGAACAGGATCGCGCCCATCACCGTGCCGACGACGCCGACCAGCAGGGCGGCGGCGAGGCAGTAGACCAGGGCCGCGCCGTACTTGACGGTGAGTAGGCGGGTCCGGGAGACCGGGACCACCAGCAGGTAGCGCAGGGTGCCGAGGGAGGCCTCGCCGGCCACCGACTCGCCGGACACGACCGCCACGGCCAGCGGCAGGAACAGCGGCAGTACGACGGTCAGCGAGGTCAGCGCGACGAAGATCCCGTTCCCGGTGATCGAGAACAGGAACGGCGGGCCGCCCTTGCCGTCGTCGACCGGGGCGGTCACCTTGATCGCGATCGCGATGACGATCGGGATGCCGGCCAGCACCGCCAGCAGCGCCTGGTTGCGCCGGCGCCGGAACACCATGCTCAGCTCGGACCGGAAGAACCGGGTGCTGATCGGCCGGGCCCGGACCGGCGCCTCAACCGCTGACATCGAAGCCCTCCCCGGTCAGCGCGACGAACACGTCCTCGAGGCCGGCCGCGTCGACCGTGAACTGCCGGACCGGCACGCCGGCGTGCACCAGCGCGGACAGCACCTTCTCCGGCTCGGAGTCGCCGAGCGCGGCCGCGACCCGGCGGCCGTCGGCGTCCACGCCGGTCAGCCCGAGCTCGGTCAGCGTCCGGGCGGCGGCCGCCGGGTCGGTGGTCTCCACGGTCACCCGCGGCTGCTGGGTGCGGCGCAGCTCGCCGATCGTGCCCTGCGCGACCAGCTTGCCGACGTGCATGACGCCGACGTGCGTACAGACCTGCTCGACCTCGGAGAGCAGGTGGGAGGAGACCAGCACGGTGACGTCGTCGGCGGCCAGCTCCTGGATCAGCGTCCGGACCTCGCGGGTGCCCTGCGGGTCGAGCCCGTTCGTCGGCTCGTCCAGCACCAGCAGCTCACGCGGCTGCAGCAGCGCGGCGGCGATGCCGAGCCGCTGCCGCATGCCCAACGAGTACGCCCGGTAGCGCTTCTTCGCCGCCGCGGTCAGCCCGACCCGGTTCAGCGCGGCGT
Proteins encoded in this window:
- a CDS encoding MFS transporter, which codes for MTAPASEQVRFGEPAGRWVVLATVLGSGLAMLDATVVNVALPSIGGDLNADLGDLQWTINGYTLTLASFILLGGSLADRLGRRRIFIIGTIWFALASALCGLAQNVEMLVAARVLQGIGGALLTPGSLAIISASFAAEDRSRAIGAWSGLGGIAGAAGPFLGGWLIEAWSWRLVFLVNLPFAVLVVLVAARHVPESVDPTSSKRLDLPGTLLGALGLAGLTYASIAGGERGADPLVVAAGAIGVLALVGFVVVERTSKHPLVPPGLFASRQFTVTNIVTFLVYGALGAVLFLLVLHLQVVVGFSPLAAGTSLLPLTLFMLALSSRSGALAARIGPRLQMTAGPLIAAAGLLLMLRIGPGSSYVADVLPAVVLFGLGLTTLVAPLTATVLAAAPGQHAGAASGVNNAVARTAGLLAVALLPPVAGLTGDVYRNPAAFEHGFHMAVLIGVGMLVVGGLLSAIGISNHDRSSEPDTAHCFSCPVDGPHLETINPARAQRTR
- a CDS encoding DUF2630 family protein, giving the protein MTSERSILGHIDELVAEEHQLRSKHRSGEGLTDAERERMTQLEVELDRAWDLLRQRRAKAEFGDDPDNAAEREPGEVETYLQ
- a CDS encoding ABC transporter permease, producing the protein MSAVEAPVRARPISTRFFRSELSMVFRRRRNQALLAVLAGIPIVIAIAIKVTAPVDDGKGGPPFLFSITGNGIFVALTSLTVVLPLFLPLAVAVVSGESVAGEASLGTLRYLLVVPVSRTRLLTVKYGAALVYCLAAALLVGVVGTVMGAILFPVGPVTLLSGLQVSYGSGLARLLLVALYIAAMMAGLAAIGLFVSTLTESPIAAMATTAVLAVLSQVLNQVPQLDWLAPWLFSHYWLNYGDLLRTPVATTGVINGLLATGAYILVFGSLAWSRMTTKDVSS
- a CDS encoding ABC transporter ATP-binding protein — translated: MTTETLPDRATAIPPEPGGTAVSTAGLTKRFRGGQLAVAGIDLVVPHGSVYGFLGPNGSGKTTTIRMLLGLVAPTSGSHTLLGRAMPGAAAAVLPRVGALVEGPAFHPYLSGRANLARVDAADRLADPATAARRIDAALNRVGLTAAAKKRYRAYSLGMRQRLGIAAALLQPRELLVLDEPTNGLDPQGTREVRTLIQELAADDVTVLVSSHLLSEVEQVCTHVGVMHVGKLVAQGTIGELRRTQQPRVTVETTDPAAAARTLTELGLTGVDADGRRVAAALGDSEPEKVLSALVHAGVPVRQFTVDAAGLEDVFVALTGEGFDVSG